The Paenibacillus uliginis N3/975 genome has a window encoding:
- a CDS encoding response regulator, translated as MKIMVIDDEPIVPQALRALIPWEEHGFTWLPPADNGDEALELIERDKPDLLLLDCRMPGKTGLELLEEIHARELPVKSVILSGHDEFTYAQQALKLGALDYLLKPPDLDQLLNVVLSIKQQWKEEQKLKSQLKDHLPLIRFRFLTSLLEGASFNDDLFAEKTEFLHIPLRIGPVYLAVVELEEDPDFPKNYSYEDQQLMNFAVMNIAKETLASWPDKFLISPVHNRFVLLANVTLEDKARFRDDLRRLADNLRKALRYMVMIGVSVHGMSLNSEGKSLYQSARTALEYKYYTGPNEIVFVEDLEWENAVAPNLKLPASTPVDEALQLALKIGNPEQLACWLDDFVRHLKSSDYPVQVTKSIALQHMVAAADSLAAMHPKLALDELLPAGQITLFFETSTLEQLTEEMRRYLEGLLRRTLDLRKVGKNAIVEKTKRFIEEHFRENITLETAAQEVYLSPVYLSFLFKQVEGVNLSDYLTEIRLAEAKRLLAGTSLKTYEVALRSGYQDEKYFSRLFKKRTGLTPTEYRNRET; from the coding sequence ATGAAAATCATGGTCATTGACGACGAGCCCATCGTGCCCCAAGCCCTGCGGGCCCTCATTCCATGGGAGGAGCACGGTTTTACATGGCTGCCGCCCGCCGACAACGGAGATGAAGCGCTGGAGCTAATCGAGCGAGATAAGCCCGATCTGCTGCTGCTGGATTGCCGGATGCCGGGCAAAACCGGATTAGAGCTGCTGGAGGAAATCCATGCGCGGGAGCTGCCGGTCAAATCGGTCATCTTGAGCGGACACGACGAGTTCACTTACGCGCAGCAGGCGCTTAAGCTGGGCGCCCTTGATTATTTGCTGAAGCCGCCGGATCTCGACCAGCTGCTGAATGTTGTCCTGTCAATCAAGCAGCAATGGAAGGAGGAGCAGAAGCTCAAAAGTCAACTCAAGGACCATCTGCCGCTGATCCGCTTCCGTTTCCTTACCTCCTTGCTGGAAGGAGCCAGCTTCAACGACGATCTGTTTGCAGAGAAAACCGAGTTCCTGCACATCCCCCTACGGATTGGCCCCGTTTATCTGGCGGTCGTCGAGCTGGAGGAAGATCCGGACTTTCCGAAAAACTACTCCTACGAGGATCAGCAACTGATGAACTTCGCCGTGATGAATATTGCTAAGGAGACGCTGGCGTCATGGCCGGACAAATTTTTGATTAGCCCCGTGCACAACCGCTTCGTTCTGCTGGCCAATGTCACGCTGGAAGACAAGGCGCGGTTTCGAGACGATCTGCGCCGGCTGGCGGACAATCTGCGCAAGGCGCTCCGCTACATGGTCATGATCGGGGTATCCGTGCATGGGATGAGTCTCAATTCGGAGGGCAAAAGCCTCTATCAATCGGCCCGGACGGCGCTGGAGTACAAATACTATACCGGTCCGAACGAGATCGTGTTCGTCGAGGATCTGGAATGGGAAAACGCCGTCGCCCCGAATCTGAAGCTCCCGGCTTCCACTCCGGTTGACGAAGCGCTTCAGCTTGCGCTCAAAATCGGTAATCCCGAGCAGCTTGCATGTTGGCTGGACGACTTTGTCCGGCATTTGAAGAGCAGCGACTACCCCGTGCAGGTGACCAAATCCATCGCCCTCCAGCACATGGTGGCAGCTGCCGACTCTCTGGCGGCCATGCACCCGAAGCTGGCGCTCGACGAGCTGCTTCCCGCCGGGCAGATTACGCTTTTCTTCGAGACGTCGACGCTGGAGCAGTTGACTGAAGAGATGCGCCGCTATCTGGAAGGACTTCTGCGGCGGACCCTCGATTTGCGCAAAGTCGGCAAAAACGCGATCGTGGAAAAGACGAAGCGCTTCATCGAGGAGCATTTCCGGGAGAACATCACGCTGGAGACAGCAGCACAGGAAGTCTACTTGTCTCCCGTCTACCTCAGCTTTCTGTTCAAGCAGGTCGAAGGCGTCAACCTGTCCGACTACTTGACCGAAATACGGCTTGCCGAAGCGAAGCGTCTCCTTGCAGGAACCTCGCTCAAAACCTATGAGGTGGCGCTCCGCTCCGGCTATCAGGACGAGAAATATTTCAGCCGTCTGTTCAAAAAAAGAACAGGCCTGACTCCGACCGAATACCGCAACCGCGAGACTTGA